A window of the Chitinispirillum alkaliphilum genome harbors these coding sequences:
- a CDS encoding Sensory histidine kinase produces MISEEINKKTEQIERTVEYARSQNEYLHSIHKLALKFSGISSREEVFNTITNSLVYSFNYDFSQVWIYDNSLKTYKIVSICGDRSTPPQEYFELLKRYINENIDIDSSSRELLRVGASASNGFLPGDFFPDLLISPIILDEETIGIVTAEYHRSQVITDNESKKFNESDHLFLCSVSSLISDTLLKTELFSNMEGKVEERTQKLIKTHEELTKAREIIIQSEKLSSLGRMAAGIIHQINNSLNFLVNIVPDLKNDFGGLQRIYNLANEKIEDSEARKKIMELAEDHDLNEHLEDMEFVISRTEKALGKCASIANSLRIFTSASDSEDIEETEFYSLIENVISMLPKASLGNVEINLDQSCRLVWKVNPDRMDQVFVNLINNAVDAMDGNGKIDIFAQKTKREIIIFLKDDGPGISEEVQKRMFDPFYTTKSPGKSTGLGLSISAEIVRQFGGTLKVDSQIGQGALFKIVFPLKKGLPQKSRSAPKAISSFL; encoded by the coding sequence TTGATTTCTGAAGAGATCAACAAGAAAACCGAACAGATCGAGAGAACCGTTGAATACGCCCGGTCACAGAATGAATATCTTCACTCTATCCATAAACTCGCATTGAAGTTCTCTGGTATAAGCTCCAGGGAAGAGGTGTTTAATACAATTACAAATTCATTGGTTTATTCGTTTAACTATGATTTCAGTCAGGTTTGGATCTATGATAATTCGTTGAAAACTTATAAAATTGTCAGTATCTGCGGAGACCGCTCAACACCGCCTCAGGAGTATTTTGAACTTCTGAAAAGGTATATAAATGAAAATATTGACATTGATTCTTCAAGCAGAGAGTTGTTAAGAGTCGGTGCAAGTGCTTCAAATGGCTTTCTGCCGGGTGATTTCTTTCCTGATCTACTGATCAGTCCGATTATTCTTGATGAAGAGACTATTGGAATTGTAACTGCTGAATATCACAGATCCCAAGTAATCACAGATAATGAAAGTAAAAAATTTAATGAAAGTGATCATCTGTTTCTCTGTTCGGTTTCTTCACTTATATCTGACACACTGCTTAAAACAGAGTTGTTTTCCAATATGGAAGGTAAAGTAGAAGAAAGAACACAAAAGCTGATAAAAACTCATGAGGAACTTACTAAAGCACGGGAAATCATTATTCAAAGTGAAAAGCTTTCTTCTCTTGGCCGAATGGCTGCAGGAATAATTCATCAGATTAATAATTCATTGAATTTTCTTGTGAATATTGTGCCTGATCTTAAAAATGATTTTGGCGGATTGCAGAGAATCTACAATCTTGCAAATGAAAAAATCGAGGATAGTGAGGCGAGAAAGAAAATTATGGAACTTGCAGAAGATCATGATCTAAATGAACACCTCGAAGATATGGAGTTTGTTATTTCTCGTACAGAAAAAGCGTTGGGGAAATGTGCATCCATTGCAAACAGTCTAAGAATATTCACCAGCGCCTCAGACTCAGAAGACATAGAGGAAACCGAATTTTATTCTCTTATTGAAAATGTAATTAGTATGCTTCCGAAGGCTTCACTCGGAAATGTTGAAATTAATCTGGACCAGTCCTGCAGATTGGTATGGAAAGTCAATCCTGACAGGATGGACCAGGTTTTTGTGAACTTGATAAACAATGCTGTTGATGCAATGGATGGCAACGGAAAGATTGATATTTTCGCCCAAAAAACTAAGAGAGAAATCATAATATTCTTAAAAGATGATGGCCCGGGTATATCTGAAGAAGTGCAGAAAAGAATGTTCGACCCCTTTTACACAACTAAATCCCCTGGTAAGAGCACAGGATTAGGCCTGTCGATCTCAGCAGAAATCGTTCGTCAGTTCGGTGGAACCCTGAAGGTGGATTCTCAGATTGGCCAGGGGGCGTTGTTTAAGATAGTGTTCCCACTAAAAAAAGGTCTACCCCAAAAAAGCAGGTCTGCACCTAAAGCAATCAGCTCATTTCTATAA
- a CDS encoding Sensory histidine kinase has translation MSSSKTDSLTRRDYKNVVKGMVLPVMKFLDDKYGSDVTEKILSDIQLDRLYFEDPNGYMPIETTDQLFESAKKFTEDQDFPYTMGRNVFKYMHPLQLKFIACSSTPHLTFKNLCKLEQKVVKTTHIETTRLGSDRFRVKVSFKDNYQEPYSACRNRLGTYEALPTIFELPHAIVEHPKCVFKGDEKCEYIVNIPQYSYQWYLKGSLSVLGTGIMSGIGWLFTGATTPAFIAAVSPVLSMMLYTIFIQKRFKECIKWIRGAERSIEEQSNQLIKDNMYTRNLHELTVQLNREIYCEPISKHITGTLVEKFNYDASQIWIIKGDRFVCSALSGYDENVRDDVLKTEYYISEGLKYSDGFIVRVLKNKETLLINDFEKATVNFTDQSKKMFATLDVSSAIIIPLTDNGIVFGMLVGINKFGKKVSYTDKLFFTTITHIISNSLHKARLYEDMETKIAKRDREIRRRQEQIVLARDMAAQNEKHSSIGQMAAGIAHEINNPLNFLFNIVKDLRNDFFALKKIASITKDNLPSEYVEELESILNQFQLDIHLEEVDEVFKYIDEALEKARKTANSLKVFARTTGNDICVSEKLVSLAEKAIALIPVKYLSAIDISLNIPPDLFVTVNRIEFQQVIFNLLSNAIEATRGEGKIEISARNCGSRVEVIVRDYGKGVDSKYVSSLFEPLFTTKNPQQHTGLGLTVVKELIKKCGGDIEYLSEEQNGTAFKITLRNRNGMVK, from the coding sequence ATGTCCAGCTCCAAAACTGATTCATTAACCCGTAGGGATTACAAAAATGTAGTCAAGGGAATGGTTCTTCCTGTAATGAAGTTCCTGGATGATAAATATGGTAGTGATGTAACGGAAAAAATCTTGTCAGATATACAGCTTGACCGTCTCTACTTTGAGGACCCCAACGGGTATATGCCTATTGAAACAACAGATCAGCTGTTCGAAAGTGCAAAAAAGTTTACCGAAGATCAGGACTTCCCTTATACAATGGGCAGAAATGTATTTAAATACATGCACCCGCTTCAATTAAAATTTATCGCATGCAGCTCAACACCTCACCTCACTTTTAAAAATCTTTGTAAACTGGAACAGAAGGTAGTTAAAACCACTCATATTGAAACCACAAGGCTCGGCTCTGACCGATTCAGAGTGAAAGTTTCTTTCAAAGATAACTATCAGGAACCATATTCTGCCTGCAGAAACCGACTGGGTACATATGAAGCTTTGCCTACAATTTTTGAGCTTCCCCATGCTATTGTAGAGCATCCTAAATGTGTTTTCAAGGGGGATGAAAAATGTGAATACATTGTCAATATACCCCAATATTCTTACCAATGGTATTTAAAAGGCTCGCTGTCTGTTTTGGGCACAGGTATAATGTCCGGGATTGGTTGGCTGTTCACCGGGGCCACAACACCAGCGTTTATTGCTGCTGTGTCTCCGGTTCTGAGCATGATGCTCTATACCATCTTTATTCAGAAAAGATTCAAAGAATGCATAAAATGGATCAGAGGTGCAGAAAGAAGCATTGAAGAGCAGTCAAATCAGTTGATAAAAGACAATATGTACACACGAAATCTCCACGAACTCACCGTTCAGCTCAACCGGGAAATTTACTGTGAGCCGATTTCAAAACATATTACCGGAACATTGGTTGAAAAATTCAACTATGATGCTTCCCAGATATGGATTATTAAGGGTGACCGGTTTGTTTGTTCTGCACTAAGCGGTTATGATGAAAACGTAAGGGATGATGTTCTAAAAACAGAATACTATATCTCAGAAGGGCTGAAGTATTCAGATGGTTTTATTGTAAGAGTTTTGAAAAACAAAGAAACTCTTTTGATAAATGATTTTGAAAAGGCAACGGTTAATTTTACTGATCAGTCAAAAAAAATGTTCGCAACTCTCGATGTTTCATCTGCTATAATTATACCCCTTACAGATAATGGAATTGTGTTTGGAATGCTTGTGGGGATAAATAAATTCGGAAAAAAAGTCTCCTACACAGATAAACTGTTTTTTACAACCATAACTCACATTATATCCAACTCCCTTCACAAGGCAAGACTTTATGAAGATATGGAGACAAAAATAGCAAAAAGGGACAGAGAAATTCGGCGAAGACAGGAGCAAATTGTGCTCGCCCGGGATATGGCTGCACAGAATGAAAAACACTCCTCAATCGGACAAATGGCTGCTGGAATTGCTCATGAGATCAATAATCCGTTAAATTTTTTGTTTAATATTGTAAAAGATCTTAGAAATGATTTTTTTGCTCTAAAAAAAATTGCCTCTATTACAAAGGATAATCTGCCCTCTGAGTATGTCGAAGAGCTGGAAAGCATTCTAAATCAGTTTCAGCTTGATATTCACCTCGAAGAAGTGGATGAGGTGTTTAAGTATATTGATGAAGCTCTTGAGAAAGCAAGGAAAACCGCTAACAGTCTGAAGGTTTTTGCCAGAACAACAGGAAATGACATTTGTGTATCAGAAAAACTTGTGTCATTGGCAGAGAAGGCGATTGCACTTATTCCTGTGAAGTATTTATCAGCTATCGATATATCATTGAATATACCCCCGGATTTATTTGTAACTGTAAACAGAATCGAGTTTCAGCAAGTCATATTTAACCTGCTCAGTAATGCAATTGAAGCTACCCGTGGGGAAGGAAAAATAGAAATATCAGCACGAAACTGCGGGAGCAGGGTTGAAGTGATAGTGCGGGATTATGGTAAAGGGGTTGATTCCAAGTATGTCTCTTCCCTTTTTGAACCTCTATTTACAACTAAAAACCCACAACAACACACCGGGCTTGGTTTGACTGTGGTAAAGGAGCTTATAAAAAAATGTGGTGGTGATATTGAGTATCTGTCGGAAGAACAAAATGGAACAGCCTTTAAAATAACCTTGCGAAACAGAAATGGTATGGTAAAATGA
- a CDS encoding radical SAM domain protein — MKIALISPKAPFVSSNPEFTRFYESSPILESYRKNWSGLGLGLPVVAALTPDHHECVIIDENIEQINFDEKYDLVGITAMTAQSIRAYEIAAVFRSKGIPVVIGGIHATVLPKEAMEHADAVVEGEAEYLWPQLLLDFQKGQMKRRYKSERLVNLEESPIPRYGLLKDKDYKVIWLQTSRGCPHDCEFCASSRVFGAKYRHKSVGQVVKEVKELLRYNTNVHIGFSDDNLFVNRKYAKELLREFKKLNFRWACQSDISVARDDELLELMRESGCFMVFIGFEGITEKNLGSVSQWKRKQLVNYPQYIEKIQSHGVGIIGSFILGFDGEDESSFEKVRTFIIDNKLYACQFFIMTPFPGTALRSRMEREGRILDKPWSEYTIGNVCIKPTHMTPERLQQGFLEMFKGIYNEEIYKQNVKHFLDIEIALRRRKKKSASVIIKEDCLSENSP, encoded by the coding sequence ATGAAAATTGCTCTGATTTCACCTAAAGCACCGTTTGTCTCATCTAATCCGGAGTTTACCAGATTTTATGAATCCTCTCCGATACTGGAATCTTACCGGAAAAATTGGTCGGGTTTGGGGCTTGGTTTGCCGGTCGTTGCTGCACTTACCCCTGATCACCATGAATGTGTAATTATTGATGAGAATATTGAACAGATAAATTTTGATGAGAAGTATGATCTTGTGGGTATCACGGCAATGACTGCGCAATCCATACGGGCCTATGAAATTGCAGCTGTGTTCAGGTCTAAAGGAATACCTGTTGTTATCGGTGGGATACACGCCACAGTACTCCCAAAAGAGGCTATGGAGCATGCCGATGCAGTTGTGGAAGGTGAAGCAGAGTACCTCTGGCCGCAGCTTCTTTTGGATTTTCAGAAGGGGCAAATGAAAAGGAGGTATAAGTCTGAACGACTTGTGAATTTGGAAGAATCGCCCATACCCAGATATGGCCTTCTAAAAGATAAGGACTACAAGGTGATTTGGCTTCAAACTTCCCGGGGCTGCCCTCATGATTGTGAATTTTGTGCAAGTTCAAGAGTTTTTGGGGCAAAATACAGACATAAATCTGTGGGGCAGGTTGTTAAAGAAGTTAAAGAGCTGTTACGGTATAATACAAATGTTCACATCGGTTTCAGTGATGATAATCTGTTTGTGAACAGAAAGTATGCAAAAGAGCTGCTTAGAGAGTTTAAAAAGTTAAATTTCAGATGGGCTTGCCAGTCCGATATCTCGGTTGCAAGGGATGATGAACTGCTGGAGCTTATGCGGGAGAGTGGCTGTTTTATGGTTTTTATAGGATTTGAAGGAATAACAGAAAAAAATCTTGGCTCTGTCTCGCAATGGAAAAGAAAGCAGTTGGTAAACTATCCACAATACATTGAAAAGATTCAGTCACATGGTGTAGGGATAATTGGATCTTTCATTTTAGGCTTTGATGGGGAAGACGAATCCTCGTTTGAAAAGGTGAGGACGTTTATTATCGATAATAAATTGTATGCCTGTCAGTTTTTTATTATGACCCCATTCCCCGGAACAGCGCTTCGTAGCCGAATGGAGAGAGAGGGCAGGATTCTTGATAAACCATGGAGTGAATACACTATCGGAAACGTGTGCATAAAGCCAACCCACATGACACCGGAAAGATTACAGCAGGGATTCCTTGAAATGTTTAAAGGAATCTATAATGAAGAAATATATAAACAGAATGTTAAACATTTTCTTGATATTGAAATTGCGCTCAGACGCAGGAAGAAAAAAAGTGCAAGTGTAATTATTAAAGAGGATTGCCTTAGTGAAAACTCCCCGTGA
- a CDS encoding Long-chain-fatty-acid--CoA ligase produces the protein MPLKKNPFTDSLSLKNIYFNKTELSGACLDRLIDSCAGKFISYTGSNSPFVYIYGYNHPKTLIGYLAAIRAGKIAVLIDPVTKDLELSELFSSAPPFGVVKPQLLNTDFDFSTDVFFKTGSVTSEIADQLQDVCTMVFTAAEDGYLKGAMLSKDNLIQNAIGIMEGSQVSSADRICSLLPFHHLYGLQTGLLVPAISGGSAIVIDIADLRVIKSMLLELERACATQLYTVPVMYYLMLTDIASSKNALKNNPVCVSGGCKLSDKIFSGFRDKIGIDLREGYGLTEASPVCTFNQVGSAARQGSIGRAQSCCEVEIVDKNGKTCTSLETGEIRVKGPIVMKGYYKNSEITKRTVRDGWLYTGDLGYRDEDGFFYYTGLKKRMLNVGGKNVYPAEVERLMKLQGNVKGVTVFAGPSRVMGDTVEATVELHCKGSQEEDEFRKWCSENISSFKIPKIIRYI, from the coding sequence ATGCCGCTAAAAAAAAATCCCTTCACAGATTCTCTAAGCCTTAAAAATATCTACTTTAATAAAACAGAACTGAGTGGGGCTTGTCTTGACAGATTGATTGATAGCTGTGCCGGGAAATTTATTTCATACACAGGTTCCAATTCACCATTTGTTTACATTTATGGATATAACCATCCCAAAACCCTTATCGGGTATCTGGCTGCAATCCGAGCAGGAAAAATTGCAGTCCTTATTGATCCAGTCACAAAAGATCTTGAGCTTTCAGAGTTGTTTAGCAGTGCACCTCCCTTTGGGGTTGTAAAACCCCAGTTGCTGAATACAGATTTCGATTTTAGTACTGATGTTTTTTTTAAAACCGGTTCAGTGACTTCTGAAATAGCCGATCAGCTACAGGATGTCTGTACTATGGTGTTTACTGCTGCTGAAGATGGATATTTAAAAGGGGCGATGCTTTCAAAGGATAATCTGATCCAGAATGCAATTGGTATAATGGAAGGCTCACAGGTAAGCAGTGCGGACCGGATTTGTTCTTTACTCCCTTTTCATCACTTGTATGGACTGCAAACAGGGCTTTTGGTTCCCGCTATAAGCGGAGGGTCTGCAATTGTGATTGATATCGCTGACCTGAGGGTAATTAAGTCGATGCTTTTGGAGCTTGAGAGAGCGTGCGCCACTCAACTCTATACTGTGCCTGTTATGTACTACTTAATGCTCACGGACATCGCCTCTTCCAAAAATGCCCTGAAAAATAATCCAGTCTGTGTTAGTGGGGGGTGCAAGTTGTCTGATAAAATTTTCTCAGGATTCCGGGATAAAATTGGTATAGATTTACGTGAAGGGTATGGACTCACTGAAGCTTCTCCGGTTTGCACATTTAACCAGGTCGGTAGTGCTGCGCGACAGGGCTCTATTGGGAGAGCTCAATCGTGCTGTGAAGTGGAGATTGTGGATAAAAACGGCAAGACCTGTACATCGCTTGAGACCGGTGAAATTCGTGTTAAGGGACCTATTGTAATGAAGGGGTACTATAAAAACTCTGAAATTACAAAACGCACTGTCCGGGATGGATGGTTGTACACTGGTGATTTAGGATACCGGGATGAAGATGGTTTTTTCTATTATACCGGGCTTAAAAAGAGAATGCTGAATGTGGGGGGTAAGAATGTCTATCCTGCAGAGGTTGAAAGATTAATGAAACTGCAGGGTAATGTTAAAGGTGTAACTGTTTTTGCCGGCCCGTCCCGTGTGATGGGGGATACTGTGGAGGCAACAGTAGAACTGCATTGTAAAGGATCTCAGGAAGAAGATGAGTTTAGAAAATGGTGCTCTGAGAATATTTCTTCCTTTAAAATACCTAAAATAATTCGTTATATCTGA
- a CDS encoding Adenylate cyclase: protein MRFSEAAFKILFSKDFYITQKFIFVAGVIVPLFSIVFYFTCQLQGLWESLPLRVVSALLALPFLFFPRKDPLKWFHRKYYDFVFFLILPVFFTFMYLMNSSSTYWFVSFMWAGIFYGLFASRAFLPLVLFPLGYMSAIIMYVGYYGNAPNIIRESFGVFTIAWFSSILLGLIKLTINVFYLLSLEAESIRVKAAESERNRYILECKNNELITRNMIISTFVRPSILSEIDNGKDPRNFSPRTVEKTILICDMRDFTPQTSAMDDAENQAQFINKYFEMMINPVFEFDGEVDKLMGDAVMAVFPDGDKAVSAGVEMRKRLQIYNKQLFFAGMKKINNVISISKGTMLEANIGGLQKLDRTYIGAAVNICSRLEHIAKYYGLEIIITEEIVEALGEKSECRLIDIIKVKGYNKKIEIYEVYSHNPRKVIDYKNSIKEKFQYGIHLYFKNHIQRAGAIFKEILEEMPEHTYKKGKLMDSIVQYYAAHCIKQLNLADSMGESFNADEGCHNFSADQIRRDWEKIPKEKIIAQLG, encoded by the coding sequence ATGAGGTTTTCTGAAGCAGCTTTTAAAATTCTATTTTCCAAAGATTTCTACATCACTCAAAAATTTATCTTTGTTGCCGGTGTAATTGTCCCTCTCTTTAGTATTGTTTTCTACTTTACATGCCAACTTCAGGGGCTATGGGAATCTTTGCCTTTGCGTGTTGTCTCTGCACTCCTTGCCCTTCCGTTTCTCTTCTTTCCCCGTAAAGATCCTTTGAAATGGTTTCACAGAAAGTACTATGATTTTGTATTTTTTCTGATTTTGCCGGTGTTCTTTACTTTTATGTATCTGATGAACAGTTCCTCTACTTACTGGTTTGTTTCGTTTATGTGGGCTGGCATTTTCTATGGACTTTTTGCTTCAAGGGCATTTTTGCCACTTGTACTTTTCCCTTTAGGTTATATGTCTGCAATTATAATGTATGTCGGATATTATGGAAACGCACCAAACATCATCAGGGAAAGCTTTGGAGTATTCACTATAGCCTGGTTTTCCTCAATTCTTCTGGGACTGATTAAATTAACAATCAATGTATTCTATTTGTTATCACTTGAAGCTGAATCGATACGGGTGAAAGCTGCTGAATCGGAAAGAAACCGTTATATACTCGAATGTAAAAATAATGAGCTTATTACCCGTAATATGATAATATCCACATTTGTCCGCCCTTCGATTCTTAGTGAAATTGACAATGGTAAAGATCCCCGGAACTTCAGTCCAAGAACTGTTGAAAAGACCATTTTGATATGTGATATGAGGGATTTTACACCGCAGACTTCTGCAATGGATGATGCCGAAAACCAGGCTCAGTTCATAAATAAATATTTCGAAATGATGATAAATCCTGTATTTGAATTCGACGGGGAAGTGGACAAGCTTATGGGGGATGCTGTGATGGCGGTGTTTCCTGATGGGGATAAGGCGGTTTCAGCAGGAGTTGAAATGAGAAAACGTCTTCAAATCTACAATAAGCAGCTTTTTTTCGCCGGTATGAAAAAAATCAACAATGTCATAAGTATTTCAAAAGGCACTATGCTCGAAGCCAATATTGGAGGGTTACAGAAACTCGACAGAACATATATAGGGGCAGCTGTCAACATATGTTCAAGACTTGAACATATTGCCAAATACTATGGACTTGAAATCATTATTACCGAGGAAATTGTTGAAGCACTCGGGGAAAAATCTGAGTGCAGACTAATTGATATTATAAAAGTAAAAGGGTACAACAAAAAAATTGAAATTTATGAAGTTTACTCCCACAATCCCAGAAAAGTTATTGATTACAAAAACAGCATAAAAGAAAAGTTTCAGTATGGTATACACCTGTATTTTAAGAACCATATTCAGAGAGCCGGGGCAATTTTTAAGGAAATACTTGAGGAAATGCCTGAACACACCTACAAAAAGGGAAAACTTATGGATAGTATCGTTCAGTATTATGCTGCTCATTGCATTAAACAATTAAATTTGGCCGACTCAATGGGCGAATCATTCAATGCTGATGAGGGGTGTCATAATTTCAGTGCTGATCAGATCAGGAGAGATTGGGAAAAGATCCCAAAGGAAAAAATCATCGCACAACTTGGCTGA
- a CDS encoding Dinucleotide-utilizing enzyme involved in molybdopterin and thiamine biosynthesis family 2 — protein MKLEKSQSKTYITYPKEKRHHDRAFLTIAVTVEIGEQIIQCAECSNLSQNGMLIYTDQDISVGTRGTVTLTKKCSKRNYTFSAAFEVVRKEKNKTYKYGLGIKFRQLHEEDEKSLRYILDYSLTRAFRKKFFTINKNAKELHFKIADTKEELEQAFNIVHDTYVKEGYIDPQPYGMRLSIYHSLPFTTTFVGKSDDEVIITCTLFLESELGLPIDKMFSEEINKLRKNQRLIAEIGAFAVRPGQKNQNVNNVIHLHKMIIEYATKFFNIDDLVITINPKHQGYYKYVWLFDRIGQEKRYAALKNQPVIALRYNLRTKEKQVKESYSDAPPERNLHHFVYEKKCKSFEWPTTQAAPSVVWDRSLLTYFFEEKTSIFHDTSKEVLAKILKFYD, from the coding sequence ATGAAATTAGAGAAGAGTCAATCCAAAACATACATTACTTACCCCAAAGAAAAGCGTCACCATGACAGGGCATTCCTGACAATAGCGGTGACGGTTGAGATAGGTGAACAGATAATCCAGTGCGCAGAGTGTTCCAATCTTAGCCAAAACGGGATGCTCATCTATACAGATCAGGACATTTCTGTAGGTACCAGGGGAACTGTCACTTTGACAAAAAAGTGTTCCAAACGCAACTACACATTCTCAGCAGCCTTTGAAGTTGTCCGTAAAGAGAAAAATAAAACCTACAAATATGGTTTAGGTATAAAGTTCAGGCAGCTGCACGAGGAAGATGAAAAATCGCTTCGCTACATACTCGATTACTCATTAACACGTGCTTTCAGGAAAAAGTTCTTCACTATCAACAAAAATGCTAAAGAACTTCATTTTAAAATTGCGGATACAAAAGAAGAGCTGGAACAGGCATTTAACATTGTACACGACACATATGTTAAGGAGGGGTATATTGACCCCCAGCCCTATGGAATGAGACTATCAATCTATCACAGCCTTCCCTTTACAACCACATTCGTCGGAAAATCCGATGATGAGGTAATTATCACCTGCACCTTGTTTCTTGAGTCTGAGCTGGGGTTACCAATTGATAAGATGTTCTCCGAAGAAATCAACAAACTTCGAAAAAACCAGAGATTAATCGCCGAGATCGGGGCGTTTGCAGTCAGGCCCGGGCAGAAAAACCAAAATGTAAATAATGTGATTCACCTGCACAAAATGATCATCGAATATGCTACCAAATTTTTCAATATCGATGATCTTGTCATAACTATAAACCCCAAACATCAGGGATATTACAAATATGTTTGGCTTTTTGACCGTATTGGCCAGGAAAAAAGATACGCAGCTTTGAAAAACCAACCAGTGATTGCACTGCGTTATAATTTGAGAACAAAGGAGAAACAGGTTAAGGAGAGCTATAGTGATGCTCCCCCGGAACGGAATCTTCACCATTTTGTATACGAGAAAAAATGCAAATCCTTTGAGTGGCCCACTACACAAGCCGCACCTTCAGTTGTTTGGGACAGAAGTTTGTTAACATATTTTTTTGAAGAAAAAACATCTATCTTTCATGATACAAGTAAAGAGGTTTTAGCCAAAATCTTAAAGTTCTATGACTGA
- a CDS encoding Oxaloacetate decarboxylase beta chain: MQELDIANLFSNILASTGFANLGIANLLMITICLGLIYLAVAKGFEPLLLIPIGFGGLLSNIPIAGISDPGGFLYYIYEFGIATGLFPLFIFMGVGAMTDFGPLIANPRLALLGAAAQIGIFTTVLGAIIIPGMGFSLPQAASIGIIGGADGPTAIFISSRLSPELLGAIAVAAYSYMALVPIVQPPIMRLFTTVEERKIKMTQLRHVSKLEKILFSLTVLLLCALFIPAATPLIGALMFGNLLNECGRANRLAETAKNELINIVTIFLGLAVGSQLNAAEFLSIQTLGIIVLGLFAFAIGTMSGVLMAKFMNLFLKHKINPLIGSAGVSAVPMAARITNKIGLESDPYNFLIMHAMGPNVSGVIGSAVAAGVLLAIFG; encoded by the coding sequence ATGCAGGAATTGGATATAGCTAATCTTTTTAGTAATATCTTGGCCAGTACTGGATTTGCAAATCTGGGGATAGCAAATCTGTTGATGATAACCATCTGTCTTGGTCTTATATATCTGGCGGTGGCAAAGGGGTTTGAACCGTTACTTCTGATCCCTATCGGATTTGGAGGTTTGCTGTCCAACATCCCTATAGCCGGCATATCAGATCCTGGTGGTTTTCTATATTATATCTATGAATTTGGAATTGCTACAGGTCTTTTTCCCCTGTTCATTTTTATGGGTGTGGGGGCAATGACTGATTTTGGTCCTCTGATAGCAAACCCGCGGCTTGCTTTGCTGGGTGCAGCGGCACAAATTGGTATTTTCACCACTGTATTGGGTGCAATTATAATACCGGGAATGGGTTTTAGTTTGCCACAGGCTGCTTCAATAGGTATTATCGGAGGGGCTGATGGTCCTACCGCAATATTTATCTCTTCACGTCTTTCGCCGGAGCTTTTAGGCGCGATTGCGGTTGCCGCTTATTCCTATATGGCATTGGTACCCATTGTCCAGCCTCCGATTATGCGTTTGTTCACAACGGTTGAAGAACGGAAAATAAAAATGACCCAGTTGCGTCATGTATCTAAACTGGAAAAAATACTGTTTTCTTTAACTGTTCTTCTGCTTTGTGCGCTCTTCATACCGGCTGCAACTCCGCTCATCGGTGCTCTTATGTTTGGAAATCTTCTAAATGAATGTGGCAGGGCTAACAGGCTTGCAGAGACAGCAAAAAATGAGCTGATAAACATTGTAACCATTTTTCTTGGTCTGGCAGTTGGATCCCAGCTCAATGCCGCGGAATTTCTCAGCATTCAGACACTTGGGATAATAGTTCTTGGATTATTTGCATTTGCAATTGGTACCATGTCAGGTGTACTGATGGCAAAATTCATGAATCTGTTCCTTAAGCATAAAATCAATCCCTTGATTGGATCTGCGGGAGTTTCAGCTGTTCCGATGGCGGCAAGGATAACAAACAAAATCGGCCTTGAGTCCGATCCGTACAATTTTCTTATTATGCATGCGATGGGGCCAAACGTATCTGGTGTGATAGGATCGGCTGTTGCTGCCGGAGTATTGCTGGCTATATTCGGATAG